A window of the Streptomyces sp. JB150 genome harbors these coding sequences:
- the sigM gene encoding RNA polymerase sigma factor SigM: MRSDHHDAPDEVLLARHVAGDPQAFGELVRRHRDRLWAVALRTLGDREEAADAVQDALVSAFRAAHTFQGKSAVTTWLHRITVNACLDHARKAASRKTAPVDDTERLEQLLEPHESASAPAERNDLHRQLLEALGTLPPDQRAALVLVDMQGYPVAEAARVLDVPTGTVKSRCARGRAKLLPLLTHLRPENTAAGTPPDEERNRTQGTSVPPAAGPRDGSPRHTGSSDSAAVKGGGGRA, encoded by the coding sequence GTGCGGAGCGACCATCACGATGCACCTGACGAGGTCCTTCTGGCGCGCCACGTCGCCGGCGACCCCCAAGCCTTCGGGGAGCTGGTCCGGCGTCACCGGGACCGGCTCTGGGCCGTCGCCCTGCGCACCCTCGGCGATCGCGAGGAGGCGGCCGACGCGGTGCAGGACGCTCTCGTCTCGGCCTTTCGCGCCGCCCACACCTTCCAGGGCAAATCGGCCGTCACGACGTGGCTGCACAGGATCACGGTGAACGCCTGCCTGGACCACGCCCGCAAGGCCGCCTCCCGCAAGACGGCACCCGTCGACGACACCGAGCGCCTGGAACAGCTGCTGGAGCCGCACGAGTCGGCCTCGGCGCCCGCCGAGCGCAACGATCTGCACCGGCAGCTCCTGGAGGCGCTCGGCACGCTTCCGCCCGACCAGCGCGCCGCGCTCGTCCTGGTCGACATGCAGGGCTACCCGGTCGCCGAGGCCGCCCGCGTGCTGGACGTACCGACCGGGACGGTCAAGAGCCGCTGCGCCCGCGGCAGAGCGAAACTGCTGCCCCTGCTCACCCATCTGCGGCCGGAGAACACCGCTGCCGGCACACCACCGGATGAGGAGCGGAACCGGACTCAGGGGACATCCGTCCCACCGGCAGCGGGCCCACGCGACGGAAGCCCGCGACACACCGGGTCGAGCGATTCAGCTGCTGTGAAGGGCGGAGGTGGGCGAGCGTGA